CCccactttggaattttttttttttttttttttttttttgagacggagtttcgctcttgttacccaggctggagtgcaatggcacgatcttggctcacccaacctccgcctcctgggttcaggcaattctcctgcctcagcctcctgagtagctgggattacaggcacgtgccaccatgcccagctaattttttgtatttttagtagagacgggtttcaccatgttgaccaggatggtctcgatctctcgacctcgtgatccacccgcctcggcctcccaaagtgctgggattacaggcttgagccaccacgcctggccacttcGGAATTTTTGTTGAGTACTCGGGGAAAGAAAAGATTTGAGTTTTGGACAATGGGGAATACACATGTAAGGACTGGAAACTTGGCCGTTATTATGCCACCACAAGAAAAGCCATCCTGAGGACAAACCTATTGCTATAGAGAACCACAGACCAAGAGAAATGCTGAGAAACTGGGTTAGCACCCTGATCAAACAATGCCCGATCTCCCCCTGGAATGTTCAGTTATGTAATTAatctaaaaatcacaaaacacaaTCTGTGACTGGTTTGAGTTAGTTTTTATGAGGCTTTCTGTTacttgattttttgatttttgagacagagtcttactctgttgcccaggctgagatgcagtggcacgatcttggctcactgcaatctccacctcctgggttcaagcaattctactgcctcagcctctcaagtagctgaggagctgggattgcaggtggccaccatcaagcccggctaattttttatatttttagtagatccgtgtttcaccatgttagccaggatggtcttgatctctggacctcatgatccacctgcctcagcctcccaaagtgctaggattacaggcatgagccaccatgtctggccaaggCTTTCTGTTACGTGTAACCAAAACAACCAAAGGGTAGAGAACTTCTGTGGACCCAGAATCTCTACACTTTCACTGGGCTATGTCAGATGATTTTTACTCAGTTTGAGCCAATGTATTTCTTTTAGCTTCAATCAGTTTGAGTCTCTAGATATCAATTAGTGCTTACCTCGGCCAAGTCAGGGCTCTCTCTGCAGACAAACCTGGGTCCCATGAACCTTGATAGACATCTTTGAAATGAAAACACTGGGGCTGCTGGACTTGTTCTCCTTCCCAAGTTCCAGCTTGAAAAGGGGCCACAGGACTTGGTAAAAACAGAAGTGGAAGTGCCTGGAAACTCAACACTCTTCCCATCAGAGGAGGCAATGTGCAAGCTGCTCCCCATGGAGTGGCTGCACTCAATGGGGGGCACGCAGTCAGCGCCACTGAACACAAAGCCTGGGTCACACTGGCAGCCATCCTGGCATGGAGTCGAGCAGCTGTCGGGCCGGTCAGGCCCGGCACAAGAGCTGGGACAGGAGGAGCCGCAGAGCTCGTAATGGCTGTAGGGAGGACAGACCAGCTCTGGAAGAAAATAGGTGAGGGATAAATAATTGGGCAAACATTACTATTCTGGAGCATTTCCAACCAGCAGAGGACCAAGGGAGCAGAAAGAGGGTTTCGGGGGCCAAGGGTAAGTCATAAAGGCAAAGCGGGGGGAGGTGGAGGCATCAGCAGGAGGTAGCATAATGATGGCTGTGTGAttatgatggtgataatggtggtgagAGTAATTGTGCTGATAGtgctggtgatggtgatggtggtgatgtgatggtgttgatggtgatggtaatgatggtaatgatggtggtggtgatggtggtggtggtgatgatggttgtgGTTGTGGTAacaatggtgatggtggtagtagtGATAATGGCAATGGTGATTACAGCAGTGATGGCGatgctggtggtgatggtggtgctgctgctgatgatgatgttaatggtggtaatggtggtggtggtggtgatgatggtgatggtgatagtgacattggtggtgatggtgacatTGGCAGTGGTGATGAAGGTGTGGTTGTGGTTAcagtgataatgatggtggtgatcaTGGTGATAATAGTGACGATGGTGATGGtgctgatggtggtgatggtggtggtgatgatggtgatgatagtgatgatggtgatggtgatggtggtggtagtgataaTGGCAATGGTGATTATAGCAgtgatggtgatgctggtggtgatggtggtgatgatgataatgatgttaacggtggtaatggtggtgatggttgtgatgatggtgatgatggtgatggtgatagtgacagtggtggtgatggtgatgatggcagtGGTGATGCAGGTGTGGTTGTGGTAAcagtgataatgatggtggtgataatggtgatgatagtgatgatggtgatggtggtgatggtggtgatgatggtggtgatagtgatgatagtgatggtggtgatggtggtgatggtggtgatagtgatgatggtgatggtggtgatggtggtggtgatgatggttgtgGCTGTGGTAacgatgatggtggtgatggtgatgatggtaatgctggtggtgatggttgtggttGTATTAAAACGATGCTGGTGGTGATAATGGTAGTGCTAgtggtgtgcgccaccatgcccagctacttttacattttatttatttatttacttattgagatggagtctcactctgttgcccaggctggagggcaatggcatgatctcaggtcactgcaacctccacctcccaggttcaaacaattctcctgcctcagcctcccaggtagctgggattacagttgcccgccaccacacccggctaatttttgccaccatgcctggctaatttttgtatttttagtagacatggggtttcattatattggccaggctggtccaactcctgaccttgtgatctgcccacctcggcctccgaaagtgctggaattacaggcgtgagccaccgcacccagccaggtttGGCATGTTTCATCTACGGCATTGCCCCAGCTTCCTAGGGAATTGTCCTGTGATACCTGCAGGCGGCGACCCTGTCTGGTCCATCTACGCAACTTCCCTTCTGATGGCTCCCTTCCCTGCCTCAACCAAAACCCTCCCAGAACCACCCTCACCTGAGGAAGGAAGCTCAGACTTACAGGATTTGCAGGTTGGGCTTGGAGACagatgaaagagaaaagcagaaagaggtTCAACAATCACAGGCtttggaggaggctgaggcagtgccCCCAGGGTCCTGCCGGCAGCTGGGGGATCACAGAACTCAGCACCACTACGCACAAGCcacgccgcctcctcctcctcctcctcctcctccctcctgccaggCCTCCCGCCTGGCCTCCCCCCAGCCAGTCCTCCTTCTCTACCCGGTCAGgctctccctcccagctgctgaCAGCTTCTGGTACAGTTTTAGACACGTTAAAAAACCTCAACCCCATAATAACAAGTGATTTTCATACAGTCACTCAACATGAgagtcattaattttttttttttttttttttttttttttttttttttttgagacggagtttcgctcttgtaacccaggctggagtgcaatggcgcgatctcggctcactgcaacctccgcctcctgggttcaagcaattctcctgcctcagcctcccgagtagctgggactacaggcgcgcgccaccatgcccagctaatttttttgtatttttagtagagacggggtttcaccatgttgaccaggatggtctcgatctcttgacctcgtgatccacccgcctcggcctcccaaagtgctgggattatatgcgtgagccaccgtgcccgacccaaatttttttttttttttttttttttgagacagagtcttgctatgttgcccaggctggagtgcagtggcatgatctcggctcatggtaacctctgcctcctgggttcaagcgattctcctgcctaagcctcatgagtagctgggattacaagcgcccgtgcccactaatttttgtattcttaggagatacggggtttcaccacgttggccaggccgattctccgctcacctcggcctcccaaagtgctgggattacaggcgtgagccactgcgccgggccgtgttttattttattgtttgtttgagacagagtcttactctgtcgcccaggctggagtgcagtgggacgatctcagctcactgcaaccttcgcctcccaggttcaagcaattcttctgcctcagcctcccgagtagttgggactacaggcgagtgcacGCACCTGGCCCCTGCGCACAGGTGCGCATTATCACAGGCGTAGCCCTCGGAGCAGGCAGGGCGCCCGTGGGGCGGATGCGGCAGAGCCGCGCCCAGCGCGGGTCCACGCATTGCAGGGAGCGGCTGTGCTTCGCCACGTGGCGGCTGAGCCGGGAGTAGAAAAGGCGCGGGTAAGGAAACAGGACCTGCAGGCCACATTTGCCCAATAACTATTGTGTAAACCAataattcttcttttttcctaGGGAGATCTGAGagtgtttctgttattttaactGAATGCCTCTGATGGATATAGACAAAAATGGGTGTGTAATCAGAGAACAGAGGTAAAATGTGGAAATAACGGAGGCAGAATACGTTTTTCCCTTGGGGCTGTGGGTTTGGGTGAAGGGTTAGGGTTCCTAGAACCCACAGGTCCCCAAAGCTGGTGCTTCCCTGAGCCATGCCTGGGCTGTCCCTCCGCAGGTGGACCTGGGTCCCATTAACCTGGACAGACACCTCCGAGATGGCCATGAGTGGGCTGCTGGGTCTGTGCTCTTTTCCCAGCTGTACCCTGAAGAACGGCAATAAGCTGGTGGAGCCACAGGATTCGGCAAAGACGGACACACAGGTACCCGAGAACTCAACACTTTTCCCATCAGAAGTGATGATATGTGAGTACCCGGCTGCCTGGCAGGTGCCAGGGAAGAGCGGGTGGCACCCGGAGATGCCGCTGAGGGTCCCACATCTCTGCCCTGGCTCACAGGAGGAGGGGGAGCAGTACATGGCATGGGTGGAAGCTTGGCAGTGGCAGAATTGCTCATAGTGCTCCCCAGCCCAGAAGACCTTCCCTGCCGGGTGGTAGCTGCCCCCCATGGAGCAGCCATACTGGATGGGGGGCACACAGTCTGTGCCACTGAGCGCAAAGCCTGGG
This genomic interval from Saimiri boliviensis isolate mSaiBol1 chromosome 14, mSaiBol1.pri, whole genome shotgun sequence contains the following:
- the LOC141581150 gene encoding zonadhesin-like, giving the protein MTCVPPELTCPPHSHYELWGSSCPSSCTEPALLNSGPTLCQHGCQCDPGFALSGTDCVPPIQYGCSMGGSYHPAGKVFWAGEHYEQFCHCQASTHAMYCSPSSCEPGQRCGTLSGISGCHPLFPGTCQAAGYSHIITSDGKSVEFSGTCVSVFAESCGSTSLLPFFRVQLGKEHRPKQVQQPQCFHFKDVYQGSWDPGLSAERALTWPR